The window TGATTATCATTTATGATGGCTAAAATAAATTGGCTTAGAACACCTGACGGAAAAGTTTTCATGGTGATAGCTATGAAATTTTTTGGTGTTTGCTTCATGGTTGGTATTACTACATCTGGAAATTGCTTCTAATAAGTCCAAGACAAATAGAAATGTCATTTTATCAATATGATATTGATATGGATGTAATATCCTAGCtccttaaaattaataaaaaaaagcccGACGAACCAATCTACCATTAGAAAAGCCCAATATCATTTCAAAATGCttttaaatctttatttaGGATTCTAGGTACACACAGGATATGTGGTGATTTGTTGGACACAGGAACCCTTCTCCTCGTCAAAGAAGTTATTCCCGCAGGACTTCTCGTCCAGGGTGACACCATTCGAGCATCGCAAATAATTCCGACATCCCTTGGTTCCGCTGACCACAAAATTAAGAGTCCGGCCATCGCAACGATCTGCGGTGCAGGTGACTTGATTGGCCAGTCGGCATGTCTCGGTTTTTGCGTCGAAGAAGCGGTCCGCAGGGCACTGGTTCCACTGGGGACTGGGGTCCGGCTTGCCATCCGCCTGCTTGGCGCAGTAGAAGTAGCCCCGGCAGGTGGCTGCATCGGAGACGAATTTATTCGCTTTCGGACTTTTCTCTGTGCCGCAAACGTTGCTGGGCAAAGGATGGGCATCACACTCGACCAGAGCCTTGTCCTGGCACGTTCCCGTGCTGGCCTGATAATATGTGTTCGAGCAGGTCTTGGATTCTAGGACACCTTTGGTACAGACATGGTACTGGTTGCATCCCTGGCGATTGTCGAATCTCACTCCATCCTTCACAATGTAGCAATACTCGAAGGTGCTGGTGGTGCAGGCCGATTCATGCTGACGGCTGCAGGTCTGGGTGGTGGCATTGAAGTGGTGGTCCTGCGGGCATGTGCCGTACAGGGCAGTCTCCTGGTCCTGACAGTAATAGTAACCGTAGCAGGACTTGGGATCGGCCAAGAACTGGGTGACCGAATCGGAGCACGAAATGGAGCAACTGGACTGATCCGACAGGCTCTTCACACACGCTCCAGTATCCTTGTTGAAGAACGGAGTGGAGCCGGAGCAGGTGCTATAATGACTCACGAAATCAATGCAGGTGATGGACTTGCTACAGGATTCCGGATCCCGGATGACAGTGTTATTGGGAAATAGCCGACAAATATCCTCGTCGCGAGCACTCACAGAACCGAAGGATTGCAGGAGCAACAACACTAGTGCCGCTGCTGGGCCAACTAAAGTTCTGAGGTCTAGAAAAAAGTTCCAAGTAAAAGTTAATTTATTTACCAAGAAAATAACCGAAAAATCTACCCACTCTTCATGGAAATAAACGATGCGATCGGCAGCTCCACTTGCGGCAAACTAATAACTCTGGCCGGTTGTGATTACTTTTATGAGCGCCTATCGGATCGGCAGTCTATATGGTTGGTGATAAccgcactttttttttataattggcAGGAATTCGTatggtaaaaataaaatgccttctctattaaaaaaagtttataaagTTAATCTTGAAATGGATTTATATTCCATTATAAGTAAGAACGATTCTTATCTTAATCAAAAAATGTCTGTATGGCAAATAATTTAACTAACAAACTAATTCAAACTGTTTTCtataaactataaaatatttcataatgtTTATAATGGGTAAACTATAAAGTATCAttttttaggaaaaaaaataaacaaatatttggcaaTTGAAAGTTTCTAATCCACAAATAGCAATGAGAATAAGATAAGATAATACAATTCTCTATACAAATAAATGGAATAACCAAGACCAGCCGAGTTCATTCATAAATTAAGCaatattaacaaatatttcaaatattttaatatttttttttgtattttaaacactatataataaaaaaaaccatgaaaatggaaaaaactCCCAAAAATGttccaaataaaataataaataaaggacatgatagttttaaaatttattatttttatgtggTTTCCAACTGATTAGGGGTTAACCTTATATTTGAGCCTCAAAGTAAAGGATATATGTTCTAAAggatatgtataaaaaatgcatatttttAGGCacttctattatttttttataactaACTTTTAGGGGCATTCtaaaagaaagaaatagtttcaaggtaaaataaaaaacaactaTCCTGCGcatatttacattttaaaaataattggaATTTGAATAGtttagattttaatttgtaaaaaaaaatgtttattttggaAAGTACTAATAAAAATTCTTACAGGAAAAGGATTACAGTCAGTTATCATTAAaccatttatttaaaatctaaagGAAACTTTCTtctaaaaatatactttttaattgtaaataaattaatcataAAAGTTAATTAGAATCATTTGTAAGTACATCCTTAATTTGATTGTTTCAAGTGCCGAGAAGACAAGAGGGAAAGGATAGTGGGAGATATTTTAAAGAGATATTTGACTAATTTCGTGTTTACTGAAATGAGCCACGAGATACGAGTACCAACCGCACCGACAGCCGATCAATAAGAGCCGTCACATTCCTGTGCCgctgtttaattaaaaaaccattatAGACAAAGGCGCTAGCAATCAGTAGCTGATAATCCGAGTTTCTGCCAGGGCTGTcatgtcaaaaaaataaagaaaattaaagaGATATAGTTACGAAGTTATATACCTATATACGGCCCTGTCGGCTGACCAGGTTTCGTTTTGGGGCTTATAAGGCGGTCCACTTTGGCCGGGTCCGCTAGTTTAACTTTCGACGTCCGAGGCTTTCGACAAGGAGTGCTAATCAAAGAAAACCCCACAGGATGAAAGGTGTGTGGTTTTACCGAGATACCCCAGAATCTTATCATTTATTGCTTACGGGGGAGTTGAATTTTAATTGCGATACTAACGCGTTTGCTGGCGGCGTTTGGCTTATCTGGCtgacaattttttaattaagacCCTCCACCTCCGGCCGTACTCGGGTATCGGCtataaactataaaaacaCAGAGCCTGCCATCGAATGGGTTAGTTACGGAATCGAATCGGTGCGAATAAGTGATTTATCTTACCAAACCGCGATGGGAGGTAGGTTGGCCTCATTTTTGAAACTCAGTTTTGGCTTTAtcctttttccaaaaatatatgtttttttggcACAAAACTGGGGAATCCATCTATGAATCATTTATGAAAAGTATTTGGCGGAGGAGTGCTTTCAGTGAATTTTAATCTAAATGTGATGAGAAAAGGATTTGATtgaaaaacaatgaaaattgaataatatttCTGACTTTGCTTCACAATTAAttgtatttttcttaaattgtACTGCAGCTTTCAATTTGAGGATGTGCGTCCTGGCCGCCTGCCTGCTGATGGCTTCCCAGGCCTACGCCGGCTACACGATGGAACAAATGTGCGCCCAATGGTGGGACACAGGATACGTGGGTAATCCGAACGACTGCAGCGGCTGGGGCTACTGTTCTGGCCAGCAACTAGT of the Drosophila ananassae strain 14024-0371.13 chromosome 2R, ASM1763931v2, whole genome shotgun sequence genome contains:
- the LOC6507936 gene encoding peritrophin-44, which gives rise to MKNLRTLVGPAAALVLLLLQSFGSVSARDEDICRLFPNNTVIRDPESCSKSITCIDFVSHYSTCSGSTPFFNKDTGACVKSLSDQSSCSISCSDSVTQFLADPKSCYGYYYCQDQETALYGTCPQDHHFNATTQTCSRQHESACTTSTFEYCYIVKDGVRFDNRQGCNQYHVCTKGVLESKTCSNTYYQASTGTCQDKALVECDAHPLPSNVCGTEKSPKANKFVSDAATCRGYFYCAKQADGKPDPSPQWNQCPADRFFDAKTETCRLANQVTCTADRCDGRTLNFVVSGTKGCRNYLRCSNGVTLDEKSCGNNFFDEEKGSCVQQITTYPVCT